Proteins from a genomic interval of Sporolactobacillus sp. Y61:
- a CDS encoding amino acid ABC transporter ATP-binding protein, producing the protein MIKVENLKKTFGHNQVLKNINVEINKQEVVVVIGPSGAGKSTFLRCINLLDSITSGHIYIEGVDITDKKTDINKIRAEVGMVFQQFNLFPHMTVLQNIMLAPLKVKKVSKEAAHDKAIELLKKVGLEDKASAYPDSLSGGQKQRIAIARALAMEPKMMLFDEPTSALDPEMVGEVLDVMKKLARDGMTMVVVTHEMGFAREVGDRVLFMDGGYIVEENEPHELFSHPKEERTKAFLSKIL; encoded by the coding sequence ATGATCAAAGTAGAAAATCTGAAAAAAACATTTGGTCATAATCAGGTGTTAAAGAACATCAATGTAGAAATTAACAAACAGGAAGTCGTTGTTGTCATTGGTCCATCCGGTGCCGGAAAATCCACCTTTCTGAGGTGCATTAATCTGCTGGACAGTATCACGTCCGGACATATTTACATAGAAGGTGTCGATATTACCGATAAAAAAACGGATATTAACAAAATACGTGCTGAAGTCGGCATGGTCTTTCAGCAGTTCAATCTTTTCCCGCACATGACCGTGCTTCAAAATATTATGCTGGCCCCGCTTAAGGTTAAGAAGGTATCAAAAGAGGCGGCTCATGATAAAGCAATCGAATTATTGAAAAAAGTTGGCCTCGAAGACAAAGCCTCTGCCTATCCGGATTCACTTTCCGGCGGTCAGAAACAGCGGATTGCGATTGCCCGTGCGCTGGCCATGGAACCGAAGATGATGCTGTTCGACGAGCCAACTTCGGCACTGGATCCGGAAATGGTCGGTGAAGTACTGGATGTCATGAAGAAACTGGCCCGGGATGGGATGACGATGGTCGTCGTGACACATGAAATGGGGTTTGCCCGGGAAGTCGGCGACCGCGTCCTGTTTATGGACGGCGGTTATATTGTGGAGGAAAATGAGCCACATGAACTGTTCAGTCATCCAAAGGAAGAACGCACGAAAGCCTTTCTGAGTAAAATCCTGTAA
- a CDS encoding LemA family protein codes for MALIIVIAVIVLILLFGIISYNSLIKYRNWVQESFSQIDVQLKRRHDLIPNLVETVKGYARHEKETLTQVIAARNKLVSGTPQERIDADNQLEGALRSIFALAESYPDLKANQNFLSLQEELSTTENKVAYSRQLYNKTVKDYNIKRESFPTNLIAGLFGFRREELLTIPETEREVPKVSF; via the coding sequence ATGGCACTGATCATTGTTATTGCAGTCATTGTCCTTATCCTGCTGTTTGGCATCATCTCCTACAACAGTCTGATTAAATACCGGAACTGGGTGCAGGAGTCATTCAGTCAGATTGACGTACAGCTGAAGCGGCGCCATGACCTGATCCCGAATCTGGTCGAGACGGTGAAAGGGTATGCCAGACATGAAAAAGAGACACTGACACAGGTCATTGCGGCCCGTAATAAACTGGTCAGCGGGACCCCTCAGGAACGGATCGATGCGGATAATCAGCTTGAAGGGGCTTTGCGGTCGATTTTCGCCCTCGCCGAATCCTATCCGGATCTGAAGGCGAACCAGAATTTTCTCAGCCTTCAGGAAGAGCTGTCGACGACTGAAAATAAAGTAGCTTATTCACGCCAGCTGTACAACAAGACGGTAAAAGACTACAACATTAAGCGAGAGTCGTTTCCGACAAATCTGATTGCGGGTCTGTTCGGTTTCAGACGTGAGGAACTCCTGACCATTCCGGAGACTGAACGCGAGGTACCGAAAGTCAGCTTCTAA
- a CDS encoding insulinase family protein → MKPYQLNEMYHGFRFLHTEKVAEINSTAFLFEHVKSGARLLYLQNEDENKVFTISFRTPPEDSTGVFHILEHSVLCGSDKYPVKEPFVELLKGSVNTFLNAFTFSDKTMYPLASTNDKDFQNLMDVYLDAVFHPNIYKYKEILQQEGWHYELNNAEDELNLKGVVYNEMKGAFSSPESLLMRANQNSLYPDTTYQYESGGDPESIPDLTYQHFIDSHKKYYSPANSYIYLYGKMDIDEKLAYLDQAYLSAYDRIDVDSEIAVQTPVGHTEMARTYPIMPGEEDKDKTYLSLNYSIAKATDPETYLAFDILDYLLLDSPAAPLKKAILDAGIGHDVFGLYDNSILQPYFSVNVKNANESQKEAFKKVVRETLTRLVQDGIDKKLIEAAINVKEFQLREADYGSMPKGLIYSIISMDSWLYDGDPLTHLKFEKTLEKMKQALTGTYFESLIEKYLLNSNHQSLVIIRPSRTLAEEEEASLKEKLTQFKQSLDAGDIRRIVESTKKLQERQTSKDRPEDLKKIPLLSLDDIDKKSEILPLSELDLDGIKTLYHELPTNKIAYLSLYFDASAITEEEIPWLSLLKELPGKIDTEKYSYEELVNEVNIQTGDIHFETNVISDKDQEDVYQAKFTGRAKMLQDKVPEAFDLIHEILYNSRFDNKDRLRSMIKEIKSRIEIAFNQNGQSVALRRASSYFSKSAAYKERLRGLTFYHFIRDLDKDYDRRYEEIADKLRALMSRLISKDGLVIGLTCDRTILERVKGHVGRLGLTGGRNRQNAAPSVTLPDARNEGLMSSSKVQYAVKGANFRKLGFDYSGQLLVLKRILTLDYLWNQIRVMGGAYGCGVSIESSGNLVFWSYRDPNLRETLNVYDKAAEYAAHFSADTFAMTKYIIGTISGLDSPLTPGTKGELSDERYFAHVSDEDVQRIREEVLSTRPEDIRQCAGLLKAVTKENHICVFGGASKIKENKELFNTCLDAFES, encoded by the coding sequence ATGAAGCCCTATCAGTTAAATGAGATGTATCACGGATTCAGGTTTTTACATACAGAAAAGGTGGCAGAAATTAACTCAACCGCTTTTCTGTTTGAACATGTGAAGAGCGGCGCAAGACTTCTGTACCTTCAGAATGAGGATGAAAATAAGGTCTTTACCATCAGTTTTCGCACGCCGCCTGAAGACAGTACCGGTGTTTTTCATATTCTGGAACATTCTGTACTGTGCGGCTCAGATAAATATCCGGTCAAAGAACCGTTTGTCGAACTGCTGAAGGGATCAGTGAACACTTTTCTGAACGCCTTTACCTTCAGTGATAAAACGATGTATCCACTCGCCAGTACAAACGACAAAGATTTCCAGAACCTGATGGATGTCTACCTCGATGCAGTGTTCCATCCGAATATATACAAATATAAAGAAATTCTGCAGCAGGAAGGCTGGCACTACGAGCTCAATAACGCTGAGGACGAGCTTAATCTGAAAGGGGTCGTCTACAATGAAATGAAAGGGGCTTTCTCATCACCGGAAAGTCTTCTGATGCGCGCCAATCAGAATTCCCTTTATCCCGATACGACCTATCAATATGAATCGGGCGGGGATCCGGAGTCTATTCCCGATCTGACCTATCAGCATTTCATCGATTCGCATAAGAAATATTACAGCCCGGCAAACAGTTATATCTACCTTTACGGCAAAATGGACATCGATGAAAAACTGGCTTATCTCGATCAGGCGTATCTGAGTGCCTATGACCGGATCGATGTCGATTCGGAAATTGCTGTTCAGACGCCTGTCGGACATACAGAAATGGCTCGTACTTACCCGATTATGCCCGGTGAAGAGGATAAGGATAAGACTTACCTGAGTCTGAATTATTCGATTGCAAAAGCCACAGATCCGGAAACCTATCTGGCTTTTGATATTCTCGACTACCTGCTTCTGGACAGCCCGGCTGCGCCTCTGAAAAAGGCCATTCTGGATGCCGGTATCGGGCATGACGTGTTCGGATTGTATGACAACAGTATTCTTCAGCCTTACTTCTCAGTAAACGTTAAAAATGCGAATGAGAGCCAGAAAGAAGCCTTTAAAAAAGTGGTCAGAGAGACGCTGACCCGCCTTGTGCAAGACGGTATTGATAAAAAGCTGATCGAAGCCGCGATCAACGTCAAAGAATTTCAGCTGCGTGAGGCGGATTACGGGTCCATGCCGAAGGGGCTGATCTACAGCATCATCTCCATGGACAGCTGGCTGTATGACGGCGATCCGCTGACTCACCTGAAATTTGAAAAAACACTGGAGAAAATGAAACAGGCACTTACCGGTACCTATTTTGAATCTCTGATAGAAAAATATCTGCTCAATAGCAACCATCAGTCGCTGGTCATCATTCGTCCATCCCGGACGCTCGCCGAAGAAGAAGAGGCTTCGCTGAAGGAAAAGCTGACACAATTCAAACAAAGTCTCGATGCCGGCGACATCCGGCGAATCGTTGAAAGCACAAAGAAGCTCCAGGAGCGCCAGACCAGTAAAGATCGCCCGGAGGATTTAAAGAAGATTCCGCTTCTGTCGCTGGACGATATCGATAAAAAGTCAGAAATCCTGCCACTTTCCGAATTGGACCTGGACGGCATAAAAACACTGTATCATGAACTGCCGACCAACAAGATTGCTTATCTCAGCCTCTATTTTGACGCATCAGCCATTACAGAAGAGGAAATTCCCTGGCTGTCCCTGCTTAAAGAACTGCCGGGCAAGATCGACACCGAAAAATACAGCTATGAAGAACTGGTTAACGAGGTCAATATTCAGACCGGGGATATTCATTTTGAAACGAACGTCATTTCTGATAAGGATCAGGAGGATGTCTATCAGGCGAAATTCACCGGCAGGGCGAAAATGCTTCAGGATAAAGTGCCGGAAGCCTTTGATCTGATCCATGAGATTCTTTATAACAGCAGGTTTGATAACAAGGACCGGCTCCGTTCAATGATTAAAGAAATAAAATCTCGCATAGAAATCGCATTTAATCAGAACGGGCAGTCCGTCGCGCTCCGCCGCGCCTCCTCCTATTTTTCCAAATCAGCAGCCTATAAGGAGCGGCTCAGAGGTCTGACTTTTTATCACTTTATCCGTGATCTGGATAAAGATTATGACCGCCGTTACGAAGAAATTGCCGATAAGCTGCGCGCGCTGATGAGCCGGCTGATCAGTAAAGACGGGCTGGTCATCGGTCTCACCTGCGACCGCACAATCCTGGAGCGTGTCAAGGGCCATGTCGGCCGTCTCGGGCTCACAGGCGGCCGGAACAGGCAGAACGCTGCTCCGTCTGTTACCCTTCCTGACGCACGTAACGAAGGTCTGATGTCCTCGAGTAAAGTACAATATGCCGTCAAAGGGGCGAATTTCAGGAAACTCGGATTTGACTACTCCGGACAATTGCTTGTATTAAAAAGGATTCTCACCCTCGATTATCTGTGGAACCAGATTCGCGTCATGGGCGGAGCATACGGATGCGGTGTATCGATCGAATCATCCGGCAACCTGGTCTTCTGGTCGTACCGCGACCCCAATTTGCGTGAAACACTGAATGTTTATGACAAAGCTGCCGAGTATGCCGCTCATTTCAGTGCCGACACCTTCGCTATGACGAAATACATTATCGGCACCATCTCCGGTCTTGATTCGCCGCTCACTCCGGGCACAAAAGGAGAACTGTCCGATGAGCGTTATTTCGCTCACGTCAGTGATGAAGATGTGCAGCGGATCCGTGAAGAAGTCCTTTCAACCAGACCGGAAGACATCCGGCAATGCGCCGGACTCCTGAAAGCCGTCACAAAGGAGAACCATATCTGCGTGTTTGGCGGAGCATCGAAGATTAAAGAAAACAAAGAACTGTTCAATACCTGCCTCGACGCATTTGAATCCTGA
- a CDS encoding amino acid ABC transporter permease encodes MDFRFDLIGDYAPYFWSGTLLTIGLSVAGILIGTVLGLIICLGKMMRNKWLSWPFICYVAFFRGTPLFVQILIVHFGVVPLFLGQSNGVVAGVVALSLNVAAYIAEVFRSGIQSIHRGQTEAARSLGMTHYQAMRYVILPQAVRRILPPLGNEFIALLKDSSLVSVVAAPELTYWAQQMGAQYFRVWEPYLTISLIYLILTLSLNALVSKLERKMSTE; translated from the coding sequence TTGGATTTCCGTTTTGACCTGATTGGGGATTATGCCCCGTATTTCTGGAGCGGGACTTTGCTTACTATCGGGCTTTCTGTCGCCGGTATCCTTATTGGAACGGTGCTCGGCCTGATTATCTGTCTCGGGAAAATGATGAGAAATAAATGGCTGTCCTGGCCGTTTATCTGTTATGTGGCCTTCTTTCGCGGGACACCGCTTTTTGTGCAGATTCTGATTGTTCATTTTGGGGTGGTTCCCCTGTTTCTCGGGCAGTCCAACGGTGTTGTTGCTGGTGTTGTTGCCCTGTCACTGAACGTTGCTGCTTATATCGCCGAGGTGTTCAGATCAGGGATCCAGTCAATTCACAGAGGGCAGACCGAAGCGGCCCGTTCACTCGGCATGACACATTATCAGGCGATGCGCTACGTGATTCTGCCTCAGGCGGTACGCCGAATTCTGCCTCCGCTTGGCAACGAATTTATCGCACTGCTAAAGGATTCATCGCTGGTGTCGGTAGTCGCTGCGCCGGAGCTGACCTACTGGGCGCAGCAGATGGGGGCTCAGTATTTCAGAGTCTGGGAACCATACCTGACGATTTCACTGATCTATCTGATTCTCACCCTTTCACTTAATGCGCTCGTCAGCAAACTGGAAAGGAAGATGTCGACAGAATGA
- a CDS encoding ABC transporter ATP-binding protein gives MIYFDHVQFTYPNSDTASLSNLSLNVRKGECIVVTGRSGCGKTTMTRLINGLATHFYGGRLYGTLCLNGELQARIPFWAIGRRAGSILQDPSSQFFAEKVRDELAFGCENYGLPRNEMIRRIAAAAEKTGIDDLLDQSLFQLSSGLQQRVAIASIRAIDPDIYVFDEPSANLDTGSIDRLAELMLELKREGKTLFIAEHRLYYLRSLADRFLYMEDGQLIRQMSVSEISGFSQSDIRRLGLRSLRLPDIKYRLTPHKEKKSGHPALDIRDLNFSFKKTPVLSHINLTAGRGDIIAVTGPNGAGKTTLAKAICGLIKEKSGTVLFDGHRERRRARKRKAFFVMQHPDSQLFSESVLDELNLNAASSRQAEKLLSAYHLLPFSKKHPSTLSGGQKQRLTLAVAEAVNPEILLLDEPTSGLDGQNMRLIAGRLRMMASSGKTIIVITHDLEFISIACTRVIRLENGKKVRDDELSPPNL, from the coding sequence TTGATTTATTTTGACCACGTGCAGTTTACTTATCCGAATAGTGACACGGCTTCCCTGTCAAATCTCTCTCTCAACGTCCGAAAAGGGGAATGCATCGTGGTCACCGGAAGAAGCGGATGCGGGAAAACCACCATGACACGGCTAATTAATGGCCTGGCGACACATTTTTACGGAGGCCGCCTTTACGGGACATTGTGCCTTAATGGAGAACTTCAGGCACGCATCCCCTTCTGGGCGATTGGCCGTCGGGCTGGATCGATTCTGCAGGATCCAAGCAGTCAGTTTTTCGCTGAAAAAGTGCGGGATGAACTGGCATTTGGCTGTGAAAATTATGGCCTCCCAAGGAATGAAATGATCAGGCGCATCGCCGCAGCTGCTGAAAAAACCGGGATAGATGATTTACTGGATCAGAGCCTGTTTCAACTCTCCAGCGGTTTGCAGCAAAGGGTCGCTATCGCCTCCATCCGGGCGATTGACCCGGATATTTATGTATTCGATGAACCCTCGGCAAATCTCGATACCGGGTCCATTGATCGCCTTGCAGAATTGATGCTGGAACTGAAACGGGAAGGAAAAACACTGTTTATCGCAGAACACCGTCTGTATTATTTACGGAGTCTTGCAGACAGATTTCTTTATATGGAGGACGGACAACTGATCCGCCAGATGTCGGTTTCGGAAATAAGCGGTTTCTCTCAGTCGGACATCCGCCGGCTCGGTCTGCGCTCTCTTCGCCTCCCGGATATAAAATACAGACTGACTCCCCATAAAGAGAAAAAGAGCGGTCACCCGGCCCTTGATATCCGCGATCTCAATTTTTCATTCAAAAAAACGCCTGTCCTCAGCCACATAAACCTGACGGCCGGCCGCGGCGACATCATCGCCGTGACCGGGCCGAACGGTGCCGGAAAGACCACACTGGCCAAAGCCATATGCGGGCTGATCAAAGAAAAATCGGGAACTGTTTTGTTTGATGGGCATCGCGAACGGCGAAGAGCCCGAAAGCGTAAAGCTTTCTTTGTCATGCAGCATCCGGACAGCCAGCTGTTTTCCGAGAGTGTCCTTGATGAACTGAATCTGAACGCAGCAAGCAGCCGGCAGGCCGAAAAGCTCCTCAGCGCTTATCATCTGCTGCCATTCAGCAAGAAGCATCCATCCACCCTTTCAGGTGGTCAGAAACAGCGGCTGACCCTTGCCGTTGCGGAAGCTGTCAATCCTGAGATTCTGCTTCTCGATGAACCGACCAGCGGGCTTGACGGACAAAACATGCGACTGATCGCCGGGAGGCTCAGAATGATGGCCTCCTCCGGGAAAACCATTATCGTGATTACACACGATCTGGAATTCATCAGTATCGCCTGTACCCGCGTGATCCGGCTGGAAAACGGAAAAAAGGTCCGGGACGACGAACTGTCGCCTCCGAACCTGTAG
- a CDS encoding MptD family putative ECF transporter S component, with product MASSHIQQVHPEHPNRLSVRNLATIGIFSILITVIAIVIAIAASPVLYFSLFVSSPLIAFITAPIYMFMVLKVHKRGTVFLYCFILALIYLISGTPYLAPWLLIAGFLGEFVMAGRGAYTNLFRISISWIICTLFRASNGMIDLWFFSKQYLASGVSREHYDQVTRFYFSAPWVLLILLIAAVGAIAGCWIGAEMLKKHFQKSGLLQ from the coding sequence TTGGCATCATCGCATATACAGCAGGTCCATCCGGAACATCCAAACCGGCTCAGCGTCCGCAATCTGGCAACGATCGGGATTTTCAGCATCCTGATCACGGTCATCGCGATTGTCATTGCGATCGCGGCCTCGCCGGTGCTGTACTTTTCACTGTTTGTCAGCAGTCCGCTGATCGCTTTTATCACCGCACCCATTTATATGTTTATGGTACTTAAGGTGCACAAGCGGGGAACTGTCTTCCTTTACTGCTTTATTCTCGCCCTCATCTATCTGATCAGCGGGACGCCTTATCTTGCACCCTGGCTTTTGATTGCCGGCTTTCTCGGCGAATTCGTCATGGCCGGCAGGGGCGCCTATACGAATTTATTCCGGATTTCCATCAGCTGGATCATCTGCACCCTTTTCCGTGCTTCAAATGGCATGATTGATCTCTGGTTCTTTTCAAAGCAGTATCTGGCATCCGGGGTCAGCAGGGAACATTACGACCAGGTCACCCGTTTTTACTTCTCAGCCCCATGGGTTCTGCTGATTCTGCTGATTGCTGCAGTCGGGGCCATTGCCGGCTGCTGGATCGGCGCTGAAATGCTGAAGAAACATTTTCAGAAAAGCGGATTGCTCCAATGA
- the htpX gene encoding zinc metalloprotease HtpX, translating to MLYQQIEQNKRKTVLLLAVFCLLVLGIGWAVGYFTGGDSLSGVIIAAVILIFYVPMTFASAKAQVLRMAGAREIQKSDNPMVFNVVEELSVAAGVPMPKVYLVDDPSPNAFATGMSPKKSVIAFTRGLLERLNREEIAGVAAHEFSHIRNYDIRLMTLCIALVGVIVMIAEMGQRMFFWGGRGNKRNQKANPLLLIIALVLIIAAPLAAQFVQLAVSRNREYLADASAVELTRDPEGLINALVKISTDPEGLKHAQQATASMYIASPFGRKKKKTSGWFATHPPIESRIERLRAM from the coding sequence ATGCTTTATCAGCAGATTGAACAAAACAAACGGAAGACGGTCCTGCTGCTTGCTGTCTTCTGTCTGCTTGTCCTTGGAATCGGATGGGCGGTCGGTTATTTTACCGGTGGAGATTCCCTTTCAGGAGTTATCATTGCTGCGGTCATTTTGATCTTCTATGTGCCGATGACCTTTGCCAGTGCAAAGGCGCAGGTTCTGCGGATGGCGGGCGCGCGGGAGATACAGAAAAGCGACAATCCGATGGTCTTTAACGTGGTCGAGGAACTTTCGGTTGCCGCAGGTGTGCCCATGCCGAAAGTGTATCTTGTCGACGACCCGTCACCGAATGCTTTTGCGACGGGCATGAGTCCGAAAAAAAGCGTCATTGCTTTTACACGGGGACTGCTTGAACGTCTGAATCGTGAAGAGATAGCAGGCGTTGCGGCGCATGAGTTTTCCCATATTCGCAATTATGATATCAGACTGATGACTCTGTGCATTGCACTGGTCGGTGTGATTGTCATGATCGCCGAGATGGGGCAGCGAATGTTCTTCTGGGGCGGTCGTGGTAACAAACGGAATCAGAAGGCGAATCCGCTGCTTTTAATCATTGCCCTCGTCTTGATTATTGCCGCACCGCTGGCGGCGCAGTTTGTCCAGCTTGCGGTTTCGCGAAACCGGGAGTATCTGGCCGATGCCTCGGCAGTAGAACTGACACGTGATCCGGAGGGGCTGATCAACGCCCTGGTGAAGATCAGCACTGATCCTGAAGGACTGAAACACGCGCAGCAGGCCACTGCCTCTATGTATATCGCCAGCCCCTTCGGCAGAAAGAAGAAGAAAACTTCCGGCTGGTTTGCCACGCATCCGCCGATTGAAAGCCGGATTGAGCGGCTCCGTGCGATGTAA
- a CDS encoding DUF1801 domain-containing protein, which translates to MYEQKTKENDRSVTEFIEQVENPGRREDAWKLLNIYTQTTGYPAKMWGPSIIGFGSYHYKYASGHEGDAPLAGFSPRKAKISLYFATGDAERAPLLEKLGKHKAGKACVYVNRLSDINTDILKKLITQSMAFLKKTYPPE; encoded by the coding sequence GTGTACGAGCAAAAGACGAAAGAAAATGATCGCAGTGTGACCGAGTTTATTGAACAGGTTGAAAATCCCGGACGACGTGAAGATGCCTGGAAACTGCTGAACATCTATACACAGACGACCGGCTACCCTGCAAAAATGTGGGGACCAAGTATTATCGGCTTCGGCTCTTACCATTATAAATATGCCTCCGGTCATGAGGGAGACGCGCCACTTGCCGGATTTTCACCGCGAAAGGCGAAGATCAGCCTGTATTTTGCAACGGGTGATGCTGAGCGTGCCCCGCTCCTTGAGAAACTTGGGAAGCATAAAGCGGGCAAAGCCTGTGTCTACGTCAACAGGCTTTCGGACATAAATACGGATATACTGAAAAAACTGATTACCCAGTCCATGGCATTCCTGAAAAAAACATATCCGCCAGAATAA
- a CDS encoding energy-coupling factor transporter transmembrane component T, whose amino-acid sequence MTDRSIHVDFRAKLILFGLAFILSASMTHDLPIILALFFLLIYLVVQGFARAGIIGFCAGVIFALIRFATGEGGLTLFLPDVMTFATLRILVVVMAAYAMVRMPPGEVSAAFYNMHFPHVLSLPVTFMLRFVPTIHSEFRAVFAAMRLRHILSLSHPLRTFEYVLIPMMIRSSDVSDRLAASAELRGIENPGPHTCLRVIRLRRTDVILSLLGLVVTLLCLTLDKLVMN is encoded by the coding sequence ATGACCGACCGCAGCATACATGTTGATTTTCGGGCGAAACTGATTCTTTTCGGTCTCGCCTTCATTTTGTCTGCATCCATGACACATGACCTTCCGATTATTCTTGCCCTGTTTTTTCTTCTGATCTATCTGGTTGTTCAGGGGTTTGCCAGAGCCGGGATCATCGGGTTTTGTGCCGGTGTGATTTTTGCTTTGATCCGTTTTGCAACCGGTGAAGGCGGACTCACGCTGTTTCTTCCCGATGTGATGACCTTTGCCACACTGCGGATTCTGGTGGTGGTCATGGCAGCTTATGCCATGGTGCGGATGCCGCCGGGAGAGGTGTCCGCGGCTTTCTATAACATGCACTTCCCCCATGTTCTCAGTCTGCCGGTCACCTTCATGCTTCGATTCGTTCCGACGATCCACAGTGAATTTCGGGCCGTTTTTGCTGCGATGCGTCTTCGCCACATTCTGTCCCTGTCGCACCCTCTGCGTACATTTGAATATGTTCTGATTCCCATGATGATCAGAAGTTCAGACGTATCCGACAGGCTCGCCGCGTCTGCTGAGCTGAGGGGAATTGAGAACCCGGGGCCACACACATGCCTCCGCGTGATCCGCCTGAGACGGACAGATGTCATTCTGTCTCTCCTTGGGCTTGTAGTGACACTGCTTTGCCTGACACTCGATAAGCTGGTGATGAATTGA
- a CDS encoding nitroreductase family protein, whose translation MTSDVSAFIKSNEFLDAIRKRRSIYALDKDVKASKEEITATIQEAIKLAPSAFNSQSARAIILFGKESEKLWGEGGIVEKAIRKVLPEGQSFDSTAKKLASFNAGVGTILFFEDRSVVEGLQKQFPLYADNFPVWSEHSTGIAQFAVWSALADINVGASLQHYNPLIDEDVRDTFDVPASWKLRAQMPFGNIAEAAGPKEFQPISERVRILG comes from the coding sequence ATGACCAGCGATGTTTCAGCATTTATTAAATCAAACGAGTTTCTTGACGCCATCAGAAAGCGTCGTTCGATTTATGCTCTTGACAAGGATGTAAAAGCAAGCAAAGAGGAGATCACCGCAACCATTCAGGAAGCGATCAAGCTTGCCCCGTCAGCCTTTAACTCTCAGTCCGCACGCGCAATCATTTTATTTGGTAAAGAGAGTGAAAAATTATGGGGAGAGGGCGGCATTGTTGAAAAAGCGATCCGCAAAGTCCTCCCGGAAGGCCAGTCGTTTGACTCGACAGCTAAGAAGCTGGCTTCATTTAATGCCGGTGTCGGTACTATATTGTTCTTTGAAGACAGATCAGTTGTTGAAGGACTTCAGAAACAGTTCCCGCTTTATGCGGATAACTTTCCGGTCTGGTCGGAACACAGCACGGGCATAGCCCAGTTTGCCGTATGGTCTGCACTGGCTGATATTAACGTCGGTGCTTCGCTGCAGCACTACAATCCGCTGATTGACGAAGACGTGCGGGATACCTTCGATGTACCGGCGTCCTGGAAACTGCGGGCACAGATGCCGTTTGGTAATATTGCTGAAGCTGCAGGGCCAAAAGAATTCCAGCCGATCAGTGAACGGGTCAGGATTCTAGGCTGA
- a CDS encoding helix-turn-helix domain-containing protein produces MKKDFLVCPKFEQAFQIIGKKWNGLIIEVLLSGRHHFSDISGAIPELSDRMLAARLRELEEMDIVVRHVDTGYPVQVTYTLTDKGREIQPILNEVHHWADKWFAGESNRRTN; encoded by the coding sequence ATGAAAAAGGATTTTCTGGTTTGTCCGAAATTTGAACAGGCTTTCCAGATTATTGGAAAAAAATGGAACGGACTGATTATTGAAGTACTGTTGAGCGGCAGGCACCATTTCAGTGACATCTCAGGTGCGATTCCCGAGCTGAGTGACCGAATGTTGGCCGCGAGACTCAGGGAACTGGAGGAAATGGACATCGTCGTGCGCCACGTCGACACAGGATATCCTGTTCAGGTCACTTATACTTTGACGGACAAGGGCAGGGAAATCCAGCCGATCCTGAATGAGGTCCACCACTGGGCGGATAAATGGTTTGCCGGTGAATCAAACCGCAGAACGAATTGA